A genomic segment from Bradyrhizobium sp. CB1015 encodes:
- a CDS encoding FAD-dependent oxidoreductase, which translates to MNVRDEHTHSLWMDVSVAEAPVLSRTVGVDVAVVGSGIAGLSVAYELACHGRSVAVIDRGRIGSGMTARTTAHLATALDDGYDEFVRVRGPDCARRYYQSVAAAIDRVETIQGAEHIDCGFKRVDGYWVLASEASASELDSELDCCRKLQIPVENRIEPTPFHDRGQTRSLRFPRQARLHPTRYLAGLASALERRGAHLYADTCVESIQQRQGSMVVTTASGYEVHAADVVVATNSPVNVQVAIHTKQAPYRTYALAAKIAAGAVEDALYWDTLDPYHYVRLQPLSADEDIVIIGGEDHKSGEANDGAQRLDALERWARERLPDLREVTHRWSGQVLEPVDFAGFIGRSPDEEHVFIVSGDSGQGITNGLVAGMLIADIITSGASPWEDVYAPSRKIQRNIGEFISENITPIKNFAEYLTASEIASAEHLRPGEGRLFRSGLKKIAACRDRSGHLHLHSASCTHLGCVVHWNSLEQCWDCPCHGSQFAPDGTALNGPAVSPLGQAEKPANLEAAE; encoded by the coding sequence ATGAACGTACGGGATGAGCACACGCACTCCCTCTGGATGGACGTATCTGTCGCCGAAGCTCCGGTGCTGTCGCGTACGGTCGGCGTGGACGTTGCCGTGGTCGGCTCCGGAATAGCCGGGCTTTCGGTCGCATATGAACTTGCTTGCCATGGACGTTCGGTCGCAGTCATCGATCGCGGCCGCATCGGCAGCGGGATGACGGCGCGCACCACGGCGCACCTGGCGACCGCGCTCGATGATGGTTACGATGAATTCGTGCGAGTCCGCGGCCCTGATTGTGCGCGGCGTTACTATCAGAGCGTCGCAGCCGCGATCGATCGCGTCGAGACCATCCAGGGCGCCGAGCACATCGATTGCGGATTTAAACGCGTCGATGGCTATTGGGTACTGGCATCCGAAGCGTCCGCATCCGAGCTGGATAGTGAATTGGACTGCTGTCGCAAGCTGCAGATTCCGGTCGAAAATCGCATCGAGCCGACACCGTTCCATGACAGGGGTCAGACGCGTTCGCTGCGCTTTCCGCGCCAGGCGCGCCTGCATCCGACTAGATATCTCGCCGGTCTGGCGAGCGCACTGGAGCGCCGGGGCGCCCATCTCTATGCCGACACCTGCGTCGAGAGCATCCAGCAACGCCAGGGGAGCATGGTCGTGACCACCGCCTCAGGCTACGAGGTTCACGCCGCCGACGTGGTGGTTGCGACCAACTCGCCCGTCAACGTGCAAGTGGCGATCCATACAAAGCAGGCGCCTTACCGCACTTACGCGCTCGCCGCGAAGATTGCGGCCGGCGCCGTGGAGGATGCGCTCTATTGGGATACGCTCGATCCTTATCATTATGTCCGCCTCCAACCGTTGTCTGCCGACGAGGACATCGTGATCATCGGCGGCGAAGATCACAAGTCGGGTGAGGCGAATGATGGCGCACAGCGCCTTGACGCGCTTGAGCGCTGGGCGCGCGAGCGATTGCCGGATTTGCGCGAGGTCACTCATCGGTGGTCGGGTCAGGTGCTGGAGCCGGTCGATTTCGCCGGCTTCATCGGCCGCAGCCCCGACGAGGAGCATGTCTTCATTGTCAGCGGCGATTCCGGGCAGGGAATCACGAACGGGCTCGTGGCGGGCATGCTGATCGCAGATATCATCACCAGCGGCGCCAGTCCCTGGGAGGACGTCTACGCTCCGTCACGGAAGATTCAGAGGAATATCGGCGAGTTCATCAGCGAGAACATCACTCCTATCAAGAACTTCGCGGAGTATCTCACCGCAAGTGAAATCGCGAGCGCTGAACATCTGCGGCCCGGCGAGGGGCGCCTCTTCCGAAGTGGCCTGAAGAAGATCGCGGCGTGCCGGGACCGAAGCGGTCATTTGCATTTGCATTCGGCAAGCTGCACCCATTTGGGCTGCGTCGTGCACTGGAACTCACTCGAACAGTGCTGGGATTGCCCATGTCACGGATCCCAGTTTGCACCCGATGGCACCGCGCTCAACGGCCCGGCAGTTTCCCCGCTCGGCCAGGCTGAAAAGCCGGCCAATCTTGAAGCGGCAGAATGA
- a CDS encoding GntR family transcriptional regulator, with product MAAKTRQKPDAPDASDRVSRIREGVTAAILEHRLLPGTKLGEDEIGDIYGASRTLVRTALQQLAHEGIVSIEKNRGAFVARPTPADAREVFEARRLIEPSIVDHAIEAVSPAWLDRLGQHLDEEREAELRGDARASVRLSGEFHRLVAEMSGHSIYLGFLKELIARSSLIILLYRRHDTPACGTDHHAEIVAAIRKRDKACAGALMLSHLNEIEAELFLKDPAADELRLADVLGA from the coding sequence ATGGCCGCCAAGACCCGCCAGAAACCCGATGCGCCAGATGCGAGCGATCGCGTCAGCCGTATCCGGGAGGGTGTGACCGCCGCGATCCTCGAGCATCGCCTGTTGCCCGGCACGAAGCTCGGCGAGGACGAGATCGGCGACATCTACGGCGCGAGCCGGACGCTGGTGCGCACCGCGCTGCAGCAGCTCGCGCATGAGGGCATCGTCAGTATCGAGAAGAATCGCGGCGCCTTCGTCGCGCGCCCGACCCCGGCCGACGCCCGCGAGGTGTTCGAGGCGCGCCGCCTGATCGAGCCCAGCATCGTCGACCACGCCATCGAGGCGGTCTCGCCGGCCTGGCTCGATCGCCTCGGCCAGCATCTTGACGAGGAGCGCGAAGCGGAACTGCGCGGCGATGCGCGCGCCTCGGTGCGGCTCTCCGGCGAGTTTCATCGCCTCGTCGCCGAGATGAGCGGCCACAGCATCTATCTCGGCTTCCTGAAGGAGCTGATCGCGCGCTCCTCGCTCATCATCCTGCTCTACCGCCGCCACGACACGCCGGCGTGCGGCACCGATCATCACGCCGAGATCGTCGCCGCGATCCGCAAGCGCGACAAGGCGTGCGCCGGCGCCTTGATGCTGTCGCACCTGAACGAGATCGAGGCGGAGCTGTTCCTGAAGGATCCCGCCGCTGACGAGCTGCGGCTGGCGGACGTGCTGGGGGCGTGA
- a CDS encoding ABC transporter ATP-binding protein: MAIPAALELVAVTKRYDATLAVDNVNLKIPAGTYCCLLGPSGCGKTSTLRMIAGHEAVSEGDILLGAQNVTDLEPAKRGTAMMFQSYALFPHLSVLDNVAFALKMRGIDKATRHKRAGELLELVAMSQYAGRLPAQLSGGQQQRVALARALITEPQILLLDEPLSALDPFLRVKMRGELKRLQRELGISFIQVTHGQEEAMALADHIVVMNHGKIEQQGTARDIFHHPRTEFVARFIGGHNVLSDAGNLIAVRADQLGIVPFADGAFGAPALLTQTEYQGSYIAVSLTLDDGTALFSHLPEATFDVHPFRPGDRVLATWDPAKAQRLQ; encoded by the coding sequence ATGGCCATTCCCGCCGCTCTCGAACTGGTCGCCGTCACCAAGCGCTACGACGCCACGCTGGCAGTCGACAACGTCAACCTGAAGATTCCGGCCGGCACCTATTGCTGCCTGCTCGGCCCCTCCGGCTGCGGCAAGACCTCGACGCTGCGCATGATCGCAGGTCACGAGGCGGTCAGCGAAGGCGACATCCTCCTCGGCGCGCAGAACGTCACCGACCTCGAGCCCGCCAAGCGCGGCACCGCGATGATGTTCCAGTCCTATGCGCTGTTTCCGCATCTCTCCGTGCTCGACAACGTCGCCTTCGCCCTGAAGATGCGCGGCATCGACAAGGCGACGCGGCACAAGCGCGCCGGCGAGTTGCTCGAGCTGGTCGCGATGAGCCAATATGCGGGCCGTCTTCCGGCGCAGCTCTCCGGCGGCCAGCAGCAGCGCGTCGCGCTCGCCCGTGCGCTGATCACCGAGCCGCAGATCCTCCTGCTCGACGAGCCGCTCTCGGCGCTCGATCCGTTCCTGCGCGTCAAGATGCGCGGCGAGCTGAAGCGGCTGCAGCGCGAGCTCGGCATCAGCTTCATCCAGGTCACCCACGGCCAGGAGGAGGCGATGGCCCTCGCCGACCACATCGTGGTGATGAACCACGGCAAGATCGAGCAGCAGGGCACGGCGCGCGACATCTTCCATCATCCCCGCACCGAATTCGTGGCCCGCTTCATCGGCGGCCACAACGTGCTCAGCGACGCCGGCAATCTCATCGCCGTCCGCGCCGATCAGCTCGGCATCGTGCCGTTCGCCGACGGCGCCTTCGGCGCGCCGGCGCTGCTGACCCAGACCGAGTACCAGGGCTCGTACATCGCCGTCTCGCTCACGCTCGACGACGGCACCGCCCTGTTCTCCCACCTTCCCGAGGCCACCTTCGACGTGCACCCGTTCCGTCCGGGCGATCGCGTGCTGGCGACCTGGGATCCCGCCAAGGCGCAACGCCTGCAATAG
- a CDS encoding PotD/PotF family extracellular solute-binding protein, producing MTETTRKTGVSRRTLLKGTAGLAGLAAGSGAITGFPYVKSADAKVLRYLGTAVNEGDDISKQCLKDTGIKIEYITATTDDVTKRVMTQPNSFDVLDTEYFSLKKLVPSGNILALDAKKIKEFDNITPVFTKGETPGGKKIGGQGTAPWKVLYLEGKDSKKFATSATEFVTLIPTVYNADTLGIRPDLIKRPISTWAELLNPEFKGKASILNIPSIGIMDAAMVVEASGKYKYADKGNMTKEEIDLTMKVMTEAKKAGQFRAFWKDFNESVNLMASGETVIQSMWSPAVTKVRSMGIPCTFQPLKEGYRSWASGFCVSKGVSGAKLEWAYEFVNWFLSGFAGAYLNRQGYYSAVLSTAKAHMEPYEWAYWMEGKPAEKDIKAPDGSLLEKAGAVRDGGSYEDRMGGVACWNAVMDENDYMVRKWNEFIAA from the coding sequence ATGACCGAGACGACCAGGAAGACCGGCGTCAGCCGCCGCACGCTATTGAAGGGCACCGCAGGTCTCGCCGGCCTCGCCGCCGGCTCCGGCGCGATCACCGGCTTTCCCTACGTGAAGTCGGCCGATGCGAAGGTGCTGCGCTATCTCGGCACGGCGGTGAACGAGGGCGATGACATCTCCAAGCAGTGCCTGAAGGACACCGGCATCAAGATCGAATACATCACCGCGACCACCGACGACGTCACCAAGCGCGTGATGACCCAGCCGAACTCGTTCGACGTGCTGGACACCGAATATTTCTCGCTGAAGAAGCTGGTGCCGTCGGGCAACATCCTTGCGCTCGATGCCAAGAAGATCAAAGAGTTCGACAACATCACGCCCGTCTTCACCAAGGGCGAGACGCCCGGCGGCAAGAAGATCGGTGGCCAGGGCACCGCACCCTGGAAGGTGCTCTATCTCGAAGGCAAGGATTCCAAGAAGTTCGCGACGTCGGCCACCGAATTCGTCACGCTGATCCCGACCGTCTACAACGCCGACACGCTCGGCATCCGCCCCGACCTGATCAAGCGTCCGATCAGCACCTGGGCCGAGCTGCTCAACCCCGAGTTCAAGGGCAAGGCCTCGATCCTCAACATTCCCTCGATCGGCATCATGGATGCCGCGATGGTCGTGGAAGCCTCCGGCAAGTACAAATATGCCGACAAGGGCAACATGACCAAGGAAGAGATCGATCTCACCATGAAGGTGATGACCGAGGCCAAGAAGGCCGGCCAGTTCCGCGCCTTCTGGAAGGACTTCAACGAGAGCGTCAACCTGATGGCCTCGGGCGAGACCGTGATCCAGTCGATGTGGTCGCCGGCGGTCACCAAGGTGCGCTCGATGGGCATCCCCTGCACCTTCCAGCCGCTCAAGGAAGGCTACCGTTCCTGGGCGTCGGGCTTCTGCGTCTCCAAGGGCGTCTCGGGTGCCAAGCTCGAATGGGCCTATGAGTTCGTGAACTGGTTCCTGTCGGGCTTTGCCGGCGCCTATCTCAATCGCCAGGGCTATTACTCCGCCGTGCTCTCCACCGCGAAGGCGCACATGGAGCCCTACGAATGGGCGTACTGGATGGAAGGCAAGCCGGCCGAGAAGGACATCAAGGCGCCCGACGGCTCGCTGCTGGAAAAGGCCGGCGCGGTGCGCGACGGCGGCTCCTACGAGGACCGCATGGGCGGGGTCGCGTGCTGGAACGCCGTGATGGACGAGAACGACTACATGGTCCGCAAGTGGAACGAGTTCATCGCGGCGTAA
- a CDS encoding ABC transporter permease, with translation MSEEVLQQATPGLIPGSGTARAAKPTRLSPSFISWLQAGPMMLVFLAFFLIPLVFVVIVSFWDYNEYQLLPAFSGRGYTDTFEGCIAQLPDLCTIGKTYLMTLKLCFMVWAITLFVGFWVAYFLAFHVKSKTWQMGLSLLCTIPFWTSNVIRMIAWIPLLGRNGLVNSGLIKTGLINHPLEWLLFSEFSVVLALVHLFTFFMVVPIFNSMVRIDKSLIEAAYDAGATGFQTLVNVVIPLAKPGIVIGSIFVITIVMGDFITIGVMGGQQIAAAGKIIETRVNALQFPAAAANAVILLAITFLIITMMSRIVDIKKEL, from the coding sequence ATGTCGGAAGAAGTCCTGCAACAGGCTACCCCGGGCTTGATCCCGGGGTCGGGCACAGCGCGCGCCGCAAAGCCGACGCGCCTGTCGCCGTCCTTCATCTCCTGGCTCCAGGCCGGGCCGATGATGCTGGTGTTTCTCGCCTTCTTCCTCATTCCGCTCGTCTTCGTCGTCATCGTCTCGTTCTGGGACTACAACGAATACCAGCTGCTGCCGGCTTTCTCCGGCCGCGGCTACACCGACACGTTCGAGGGCTGCATCGCGCAGCTTCCTGACCTCTGCACCATCGGCAAGACCTATCTGATGACGCTGAAGCTCTGCTTCATGGTCTGGGCCATCACCCTCTTCGTCGGCTTCTGGGTCGCCTACTTCCTCGCCTTCCACGTCAAGTCCAAGACCTGGCAGATGGGATTGTCGCTGCTCTGCACGATCCCGTTCTGGACCTCCAACGTGATCCGTATGATCGCCTGGATCCCCCTGCTCGGCCGCAACGGCCTCGTGAACTCCGGCCTGATCAAGACCGGCTTGATCAACCATCCGCTGGAATGGCTGCTGTTCTCCGAATTTTCCGTGGTGCTGGCGCTGGTGCACCTCTTCACCTTCTTCATGGTGGTGCCGATCTTCAACTCGATGGTGCGCATCGACAAGTCGCTGATCGAGGCCGCCTATGACGCTGGCGCCACCGGTTTCCAGACCCTCGTCAACGTCGTCATTCCGCTGGCCAAGCCCGGCATCGTGATCGGCTCGATCTTCGTCATCACCATCGTGATGGGCGACTTCATCACCATCGGCGTGATGGGCGGCCAGCAGATCGCCGCTGCCGGCAAGATCATCGAGACGCGGGTCAACGCACTGCAATTCCCGGCGGCCGCGGCGAACGCCGTGATCCTGCTCGCGATCACCTTCCTGATCATCACCATGATGTCGCGCATCGTCGACATCAAGAAGGAACTCTAG
- a CDS encoding ABC transporter permease — protein sequence MKEGRPRSFYVLAIFFAAYVLFLYGPMIAIYVLSFQGPQGGLTFPMNGVSTFWIAKLFQGTGIVDLGAAFRRSLLLGIIVMIVTVVLSVAAGMAFRRKFKAQSILFYSAIASLIVPSIITSLGISLEFRIIDDLIKAHWNENFETSMGLLTSGLGAHLTWTLPFGLLIMFAIFNRFDPRLEEAARDLGATPWQTFRHVVLPIILPSVIGIGLFGFTLSWDELARSSQAIGAVNTLPLDLQGLTTTVTNPDIYALGTVISAVSFTVITLALGTIHMLNKRQAAKGSDAGKGLV from the coding sequence ATGAAGGAAGGACGCCCGCGCTCGTTCTACGTGCTCGCGATCTTCTTCGCGGCCTATGTGCTGTTTCTCTACGGGCCGATGATCGCGATCTACGTGCTTTCGTTCCAGGGGCCGCAGGGCGGCCTCACCTTCCCGATGAACGGCGTGTCGACCTTCTGGATCGCAAAGCTGTTCCAGGGCACCGGCATCGTCGATCTCGGCGCCGCCTTCCGCCGCTCGCTGCTGCTCGGAATCATCGTGATGATCGTCACCGTCGTGCTGTCGGTCGCCGCCGGCATGGCGTTCCGCCGCAAGTTCAAGGCGCAGAGCATCCTGTTCTACTCGGCGATCGCCAGCCTCATCGTGCCCTCGATCATCACCTCGCTCGGCATCTCGCTCGAGTTCCGCATCATCGACGACCTGATCAAGGCACATTGGAACGAGAATTTCGAGACTTCGATGGGCCTGCTCACGTCCGGGCTCGGCGCGCACCTGACCTGGACGCTGCCGTTCGGCCTGCTCATCATGTTCGCGATCTTCAACCGCTTCGATCCGCGCCTCGAGGAAGCCGCGCGCGATCTCGGCGCGACGCCGTGGCAGACCTTTCGTCACGTCGTGCTGCCGATCATCCTGCCCTCGGTGATCGGCATCGGCCTGTTCGGCTTCACGCTGTCCTGGGACGAGCTCGCGCGCTCCAGCCAGGCGATCGGCGCGGTGAACACGTTGCCGCTGGATCTTCAAGGCCTCACCACCACCGTGACCAACCCCGACATCTACGCGCTCGGCACCGTGATCTCGGCGGTCTCGTTCACGGTCATCACGCTTGCGCTCGGCACCATCCACATGCTCAACAAGCGGCAGGCGGCCAAGGGCTCGGACGCCGGCAAGGGACTCGTCTGA
- a CDS encoding aspartate/glutamate racemase family protein: MRLHVVNPNTTASMTAKIAAAARSVAFADTVIDARQPAMGPVSIEGFYDEAFAVPGMLGCIREADRDGADAHIIACFDDTGLDAARAAAKAPVIGIGEAGFHMASLIAARFAVVTTLGVSIVPIEHNLRKYGLAERCARVRAAEVPVLALEERNTEALGKISAEITAAIRDDRAEAIVLGCAGMADLAAELAETHGLPVVDGVAAAVTLAESLVRLGLRTSRLGPYAAPRTKSYSGSFSQFQP, encoded by the coding sequence ATGCGGCTTCACGTCGTCAATCCCAACACAACGGCGTCGATGACGGCGAAGATCGCCGCTGCCGCACGCAGCGTTGCCTTCGCCGACACCGTGATCGATGCGCGTCAGCCGGCGATGGGGCCGGTCTCGATCGAGGGGTTTTACGACGAAGCCTTTGCGGTGCCCGGCATGCTCGGCTGCATCCGCGAGGCCGACCGCGACGGCGCGGATGCGCACATTATCGCCTGCTTCGACGACACTGGCTTGGATGCTGCGCGTGCCGCCGCCAAGGCACCGGTGATCGGTATCGGCGAGGCCGGCTTCCACATGGCGAGCCTGATCGCCGCGCGCTTTGCCGTGGTGACGACACTCGGCGTCTCCATCGTGCCGATCGAGCATAACTTGCGGAAATACGGACTCGCCGAGCGCTGCGCCCGCGTCCGCGCCGCCGAAGTGCCGGTGCTCGCGCTCGAGGAGCGCAACACTGAGGCGCTCGGCAAAATCTCGGCGGAGATCACCGCCGCGATTCGCGACGACCGCGCGGAAGCCATCGTGCTCGGCTGCGCCGGCATGGCCGATCTCGCCGCCGAACTCGCCGAAACGCACGGCCTGCCCGTGGTCGACGGCGTCGCGGCCGCGGTGACTCTGGCGGAATCACTGGTGCGGCTGGGACTGAGGACGTCCCGTCTCGGCCCCTATGCGGCCCCGCGCACGAAGAGCTATTCCGGGTCGTTTTCGCAATTTCAGCCTTGA
- a CDS encoding gamma carbonic anhydrase family protein — protein MAIYELDGQAPDLPADGNYFIAETATVIGRVRLKPGASVWFGAVLRGDNEWIEIGEGANVQDGSTCHTDLGFPLIIGRNCTVGHNVILHGCTIEEGALIGMGSIVMNGAKIGRNSIVGAGSVITEGKEFPERSLIIGSPARVIRTLDDAQVQKMGSAARFYVANGPRFKQGLKRVG, from the coding sequence ATGGCCATCTACGAGCTCGACGGGCAGGCGCCCGACCTTCCCGCCGACGGCAATTATTTCATCGCCGAGACCGCGACCGTGATCGGCCGGGTGCGCCTGAAGCCGGGCGCGAGCGTCTGGTTCGGCGCGGTGCTGCGCGGCGACAATGAGTGGATCGAGATCGGCGAGGGCGCCAACGTGCAGGACGGCTCGACCTGCCACACCGATCTCGGCTTTCCGCTTATCATCGGCAGGAACTGCACGGTCGGCCACAACGTCATCCTGCACGGCTGCACCATCGAGGAAGGCGCGCTGATCGGCATGGGCTCGATCGTGATGAACGGCGCGAAGATCGGCCGCAACAGCATCGTCGGCGCCGGCTCCGTCATCACCGAGGGAAAGGAGTTTCCCGAGCGCTCGCTGATCATCGGCTCGCCGGCCCGTGTGATCCGCACCCTCGACGACGCCCAGGTGCAGAAGATGGGGAGTGCGGCGAGGTTCTACGTGGCCAACGGTCCGCGCTTCAAGCAGGGCTTGAAGCGGGTCGGCTGA
- a CDS encoding DUF6949 family protein has product MTPEALNTFFSICIGFALAGALVNGYQALAQRPAGFGLLQDGVAPKTFAAVPFLVFAAPFIIMRNTLRGIRVESRRVEFVMMATLIAGFWSMMSGTFFLMTLRAAGLLV; this is encoded by the coding sequence ATGACACCTGAAGCTCTCAACACCTTCTTCTCGATCTGCATCGGTTTCGCGCTCGCGGGCGCACTCGTGAACGGATACCAGGCGCTCGCGCAGCGGCCCGCCGGCTTCGGCCTGCTGCAGGACGGCGTGGCCCCGAAAACCTTCGCGGCGGTTCCGTTCCTGGTGTTCGCCGCGCCCTTCATCATCATGCGCAACACGCTGCGCGGCATACGGGTGGAAAGCCGCCGCGTCGAGTTCGTGATGATGGCAACCCTCATCGCCGGGTTCTGGAGCATGATGAGCGGCACCTTCTTCCTGATGACGCTGCGCGCCGCCGGCCTTCTGGTCTGA